One region of Halomicrobium urmianum genomic DNA includes:
- a CDS encoding helicase-related protein: MGLGPREIPPQSDSRGYVRPPDDAYEIDEDDKEYQQHQAVNNVLLERLVERITGRGDYGQTVYDVNPKDQFFAGALASQYQYREAQESDDAFGNIATRVAPFTMGLQFKLPASVPDDETVTINPTAKVYYRRLPTYEEQQEFGGPVGFDPEIAEDDALTPPEEDEESEAEDSEDEESGEYAGDDASLEELRPVYERVQIEAGPLTVTAGDVKRAAKSDGELPPLTADDALTDAMETYRQDERRYWEPDPPEEVDSRNEDKIPETALEDEETFETFLEQRFSGDTPTPVWDFEISLTAQYDEDDIIVSVSFVNKHGVEYPDALDPKGEEWRAFFFDVNSEVSVEETPIEPFVSDEIRNEYHYDPEMDGLGRNCSVERTDPTTIETVTVPIHEQRKYRSRETLSAPFSDFAWGTIETHLDRISREMEEAREQYESMRSEVLTDRSDEAREKFDENLEAFEKERRRFDQGRKLIRDDVGHSRAAFKFMNQTFDQMGEKYEEWYLFQIIYIVMAIPDVVAQTEDIDAEDHCLDEVDVIYFPTGGGKTEAYLGLVVFTAFRDRLRGKAHGTTALTKFPLRLLSLQQLQRIADVFAQAELIRRRECPDTDEFSLGYFVGSGNTPNQLMETDEDGNLTDNISLVKEEDSRYAEKWKIVTTCPFCGEDAVKLDGDYDRMRLLHICTNDDCDEEELPIYVTDREVYRYAPTFVVSTIDKIAVVGMQRRFRTLFGRLKKRCPKHGFSGENQCLVANRGYSRYSCDEDVDDVNPVDPPSILIQDELHLLREEFGAFDSHYETFLQEWANRVGDGWDIKNVTATATIKGAENQVHALYWKDVNTYPSPGPLLKQSFYAYEDPHRLGRRIVGSVPHNVSRTYALVEVLREYADVIQHYQRNPDELSAALEREHHRTTPYGEVVDLNLPDEDSERRNAVLDILEYYDTQIAYNIQKVDSDRLQRAVPSMINPWLETRDEERDPLNSVVMSGETGFDVVRDVLGRLESEDPDDPVDIVNATSMISHGVDVDTLNFISFFGMPRQTAEYIQAYSRVGRHVTGTVFDLFNPIHVRDRSHYTRFDRYHDFQDLLVEATPLERWAEFAVNCTMPGIFAATLLQYYDEQLESSAGRVYLYDSFREAQRAGDLDKDELLEFVKRSYCVTSDQRPEWAEDRTVDLYERKVEREFEDIWERCMSGHPKDGYQGWIGNMIKRSEDDRGPMRSLRDIDEQLPIDVDTGTAQVLNMFDRRK, encoded by the coding sequence ATGGGCCTCGGGCCGCGTGAAATTCCACCACAATCCGACTCTCGCGGGTACGTTCGACCACCGGACGACGCGTACGAGATAGACGAAGACGACAAGGAGTATCAGCAGCACCAAGCCGTCAACAACGTTCTACTGGAACGACTCGTCGAACGAATCACTGGACGAGGCGACTACGGTCAGACCGTCTACGACGTCAACCCGAAGGACCAGTTCTTCGCGGGCGCACTGGCGAGCCAGTACCAGTACCGCGAAGCCCAGGAGTCCGACGACGCGTTCGGGAACATCGCCACGCGGGTCGCACCCTTCACTATGGGGCTCCAGTTCAAGCTCCCGGCGTCAGTTCCGGACGACGAGACGGTGACCATCAATCCTACTGCGAAGGTCTACTACCGCCGTCTACCGACCTACGAGGAGCAACAGGAGTTCGGTGGGCCCGTCGGATTCGATCCGGAAATTGCTGAGGACGATGCGCTCACACCGCCTGAGGAAGACGAAGAGTCCGAGGCAGAAGATTCCGAGGACGAAGAATCCGGGGAGTATGCAGGAGACGATGCGTCACTAGAGGAACTCCGACCAGTGTACGAACGAGTTCAGATCGAAGCTGGCCCTCTCACAGTTACCGCGGGCGACGTAAAGCGAGCCGCAAAGTCCGACGGCGAGCTACCCCCACTCACGGCCGACGATGCGCTGACGGACGCGATGGAGACCTACCGGCAAGACGAGCGCCGGTACTGGGAGCCTGACCCACCGGAAGAGGTAGACAGTCGTAACGAGGACAAGATTCCGGAAACTGCTCTGGAAGACGAGGAAACCTTCGAGACGTTCTTAGAACAACGATTCAGTGGAGACACGCCGACGCCGGTGTGGGATTTCGAGATCTCACTTACAGCCCAATACGACGAGGACGACATCATCGTCTCCGTCTCTTTCGTGAACAAACACGGTGTCGAGTATCCCGATGCACTTGACCCTAAAGGCGAGGAGTGGCGGGCCTTCTTCTTCGACGTCAACTCCGAAGTTTCTGTCGAGGAGACCCCGATTGAGCCGTTCGTCTCCGACGAGATCAGGAACGAGTACCACTACGATCCCGAGATGGATGGTCTCGGACGCAACTGTAGCGTCGAACGAACCGATCCCACCACGATAGAGACGGTGACCGTTCCGATTCACGAGCAGCGGAAGTACCGTAGCCGGGAGACGCTCTCAGCCCCGTTCAGCGACTTCGCGTGGGGGACTATCGAGACGCACTTGGACCGCATCTCTCGGGAGATGGAAGAAGCCCGGGAACAGTACGAGTCGATGCGCTCCGAAGTCCTGACCGACCGGAGCGACGAAGCACGAGAGAAGTTCGACGAGAACTTGGAGGCGTTCGAGAAGGAACGACGGCGCTTCGACCAAGGCCGGAAGCTCATCCGGGACGACGTGGGCCACAGTCGAGCGGCGTTCAAGTTCATGAACCAGACGTTCGACCAGATGGGGGAGAAGTACGAGGAGTGGTACCTCTTCCAGATCATCTACATCGTCATGGCCATCCCGGACGTCGTGGCCCAAACCGAAGATATCGACGCAGAGGACCACTGCTTGGACGAGGTTGACGTGATCTACTTCCCTACCGGTGGTGGGAAGACCGAGGCGTACCTCGGCCTCGTCGTCTTCACCGCGTTCCGAGATCGACTCCGGGGGAAGGCTCACGGGACGACGGCGCTCACGAAGTTCCCCCTCCGGCTACTCTCCCTCCAGCAACTCCAGCGTATCGCGGACGTCTTCGCGCAAGCAGAGCTGATTCGCCGTCGTGAGTGCCCAGACACCGACGAGTTCAGCCTCGGGTACTTCGTCGGGAGTGGGAACACCCCGAATCAACTGATGGAGACGGACGAAGACGGCAATCTCACCGACAACATCAGTCTGGTAAAAGAGGAGGACAGTCGCTACGCCGAGAAGTGGAAGATCGTGACGACGTGTCCATTCTGTGGTGAGGACGCCGTCAAGCTGGACGGCGACTACGACCGGATGCGCCTCCTCCACATCTGCACGAATGACGACTGTGACGAAGAGGAACTCCCTATCTACGTGACGGACCGAGAGGTCTATCGGTACGCTCCGACCTTCGTGGTGAGCACTATCGACAAGATCGCGGTAGTCGGGATGCAACGCCGTTTCCGTACCCTCTTCGGACGGTTGAAGAAACGCTGCCCGAAGCACGGATTCTCGGGAGAAAACCAATGTCTGGTTGCGAACCGTGGATACTCGCGGTACAGTTGTGACGAAGACGTAGATGACGTTAACCCAGTAGACCCTCCGTCGATCCTGATTCAGGACGAACTCCACTTGCTCCGAGAGGAGTTCGGCGCGTTCGATTCCCACTACGAGACGTTCCTCCAAGAGTGGGCCAACCGGGTCGGTGACGGCTGGGACATCAAGAACGTCACCGCGACGGCGACGATCAAGGGTGCCGAGAACCAAGTTCACGCTCTCTACTGGAAGGACGTGAACACCTATCCCTCTCCGGGTCCGCTCCTCAAACAGTCGTTCTACGCGTACGAGGACCCCCACCGACTCGGTCGTCGCATCGTCGGTTCGGTCCCGCACAACGTATCGCGGACGTACGCGTTGGTCGAGGTTCTCCGTGAGTACGCTGACGTCATTCAGCACTACCAGCGAAACCCGGACGAACTCTCGGCGGCATTAGAACGAGAACACCATCGCACGACACCGTATGGGGAGGTCGTTGACCTCAATCTTCCCGACGAAGATTCAGAGAGACGGAACGCCGTCCTGGATATCTTGGAGTACTACGATACGCAAATCGCGTACAATATCCAGAAGGTAGACAGCGACCGTCTCCAGCGTGCCGTCCCCTCCATGATCAACCCGTGGCTGGAGACACGGGACGAAGAACGCGACCCGCTGAACTCCGTAGTGATGAGCGGTGAAACGGGGTTCGATGTCGTTCGTGATGTGTTGGGACGTCTCGAATCGGAGGATCCCGACGATCCCGTGGATATCGTCAACGCGACCAGCATGATCTCCCACGGCGTTGACGTGGACACGCTGAACTTCATCTCGTTCTTCGGGATGCCACGACAGACGGCGGAGTACATCCAGGCGTACTCTCGGGTCGGTCGCCACGTCACGGGTACCGTCTTCGACTTGTTCAACCCGATCCACGTCCGCGACCGCTCTCACTACACGCGGTTCGACAGGTACCACGACTTCCAAGACCTCCTCGTCGAAGCGACCCCACTGGAACGCTGGGCCGAGTTCGCGGTGAACTGCACGATGCCAGGTATCTTCGCTGCGACGCTCCTCCAGTACTACGACGAGCAACTCGAATCCTCCGCCGGGCGCGTGTACCTCTACGACTCGTTCCGAGAGGCACAGCGTGCGGGCGATCTCGACAAGGACGAGCTCCTCGAATTCGTGAAGCGGTCCTACTGTGTCACGTCCGACCAGCGTCCCGAGTGGGCGGAGGATCGGACAGTCGATCTTTACGAGCGGAAAGTCGAGCGGGAGTTCGAAGACATCTGGGAACGGTGCATGTCCGGCCACCCGAAGGACGGTTACCAAGGATGGATCGGGAACATGATCAAGCGTAGTGAGGACGACCGAGGACCGATGCGGAGTCTACGGGACATCGACGAGCAGCTCCCGATTGACGTCGATACGGGTACCGCACAGGTGCTGAATATGTTCGACAGGAGGAAGTAA
- a CDS encoding DrmE family protein: MPLSALFDTPAVKSPFISSGNLADEERLVHFPTTTRVHAGLLSAMVERGQDLVVVTPSDRAEFLHLHALEALFGPKVDGRNAVFLLSSNTQFRERFRQLAPTSIRPPHDKSRYAREETPIANVTKDGSLATVTKNLNHPDKPARFLFSYTSTRIPSDDVGDRVRCVIYDDSVKYDEERLLRLRKWKQRNDVPAIVYFTSNPTSDLVEKLRGRAFLWTWPPRLLSAVVESDRDSGHEWIGTDEEVSPTTRRAQVVAKREHNRVSGLSIDVHTCGDGDLLTALKRANDRRARFEYLARELDADILKRGQQLVRYALGSFRELLTPLDVADFHARRTTISSRLAQLDRFAGRIASDPEANPATGTFRDVVSALEELEELWDDVPASDKKQGVLVDNLLYGALDRGDSISVVTATESQQQALKTFLQSEHAALYRDLGDDLSIHDTHSIRSADPTDHVVLYGALRWGDRDLLRTDVATDAIVLAYPIEMGLLHSQVDALEDSFKSIADTMFWNVIDKLTRIATDEPADVERVNIDLPEYEEPSTSDLGEDISVDEAEGEDLGEIVRGYETDYEDSEDFDPTEYETSSTHQTTTSGGRTETDCLDVHFSDGLSMYLRKNTEVYTVREGHDKLFKKTASRLKEHDVVVHLEDTDEMRDQLYALIRERGDVGLYYYANLWKVNLEAALEETGDDLDEFVEKMEQQGLDKNRGTYERWYEMEVHRTRSKKSFWAIADAYDLDGVKENFSQVWNAVQEMETIYSRLKKALRQTALRSAADGTLDDVMLSESPDIRLSDFEIGKYLFRLEVQSIEEGVEAKSSQIGRLRGL, encoded by the coding sequence GTGCCGCTCAGCGCGCTCTTTGACACGCCAGCGGTTAAGTCGCCGTTCATCTCGTCTGGCAATCTCGCTGACGAAGAGCGACTAGTTCACTTCCCGACCACGACGAGAGTACACGCAGGCCTCCTCAGCGCGATGGTAGAGCGTGGCCAGGACCTCGTCGTCGTCACGCCGTCCGACAGAGCCGAATTTCTGCACCTCCACGCCCTCGAAGCACTCTTCGGGCCCAAGGTAGATGGCCGTAACGCGGTCTTCCTGCTCAGCTCCAACACGCAATTCCGTGAACGGTTCCGGCAGCTTGCCCCGACGTCGATTCGGCCGCCACACGACAAGTCTCGCTACGCGCGTGAGGAGACCCCGATAGCTAACGTGACGAAAGACGGGTCCCTAGCGACAGTAACGAAGAACCTGAACCATCCCGACAAACCTGCGCGGTTTCTCTTCTCGTACACGAGTACGCGTATTCCGTCGGACGATGTCGGAGACCGGGTTCGGTGTGTGATCTACGACGACTCTGTAAAGTACGACGAAGAACGTCTCCTCCGATTACGGAAATGGAAACAGCGAAACGACGTGCCCGCGATTGTCTACTTTACGAGCAATCCGACGTCAGACCTGGTGGAGAAACTACGTGGACGAGCATTCCTCTGGACGTGGCCACCTCGGCTGTTGTCTGCCGTAGTCGAGAGTGATCGAGACAGTGGGCACGAGTGGATAGGTACCGACGAGGAAGTGAGTCCGACAACTCGCCGGGCACAGGTCGTCGCTAAGCGGGAGCACAACCGCGTTTCGGGGCTCTCTATCGACGTCCATACGTGCGGTGACGGGGACCTCCTGACAGCCCTCAAACGGGCGAACGACCGTCGAGCGAGGTTCGAGTATTTAGCACGTGAGCTGGACGCCGACATCCTCAAGCGTGGACAGCAGCTCGTGCGGTACGCTCTGGGGAGTTTCCGCGAACTCTTGACCCCTCTAGACGTGGCCGACTTTCACGCCCGGCGGACGACGATATCGAGCCGGCTCGCGCAACTTGATCGGTTCGCGGGTCGCATCGCGTCCGATCCCGAGGCGAATCCCGCAACCGGCACGTTCCGGGACGTAGTCTCGGCTCTCGAAGAGTTGGAGGAACTTTGGGACGATGTGCCTGCGAGCGACAAGAAACAGGGCGTGCTAGTTGACAACCTGCTCTACGGTGCACTCGACAGAGGGGACTCGATTTCCGTCGTCACCGCGACAGAGAGTCAACAGCAGGCACTCAAAACGTTCCTCCAGTCTGAGCACGCTGCTCTCTACCGCGACCTGGGTGACGACCTCTCGATACACGACACTCACAGTATTCGCTCGGCCGACCCGACGGACCACGTCGTCCTTTACGGCGCACTTCGGTGGGGCGACCGTGATCTCCTCCGTACCGACGTCGCAACAGACGCTATCGTCCTGGCGTATCCCATCGAGATGGGCCTCCTCCACTCACAGGTGGACGCCTTGGAGGATTCCTTCAAGTCGATTGCGGACACGATGTTCTGGAACGTGATCGACAAGCTGACCCGTATCGCTACGGACGAACCGGCGGACGTCGAACGGGTGAACATTGACCTCCCCGAGTACGAGGAACCCAGTACGAGCGACCTCGGTGAGGACATCTCCGTAGACGAGGCCGAAGGAGAAGACCTGGGCGAAATCGTGCGAGGGTACGAGACAGATTACGAGGACAGCGAAGACTTCGACCCAACCGAGTACGAGACATCCTCCACGCACCAGACGACCACCTCTGGGGGACGGACCGAAACCGACTGTCTCGACGTCCACTTCAGCGACGGCCTGTCCATGTATCTCCGCAAGAACACCGAAGTGTACACCGTGCGCGAAGGCCACGACAAACTGTTCAAGAAGACCGCTTCGCGCCTGAAGGAACACGATGTCGTCGTTCACCTGGAAGACACCGACGAGATGCGTGACCAACTGTACGCATTGATTCGTGAACGGGGAGATGTCGGACTGTACTACTACGCGAACCTGTGGAAAGTCAACCTAGAAGCCGCCTTGGAGGAGACCGGTGACGACCTAGACGAGTTCGTCGAGAAGATGGAGCAACAGGGTCTCGACAAGAACCGCGGCACCTACGAGCGGTGGTACGAGATGGAAGTCCACCGAACGCGCTCAAAGAAGAGCTTCTGGGCTATCGCCGATGCGTACGATCTCGACGGCGTGAAAGAGAACTTCAGCCAGGTGTGGAACGCCGTCCAGGAGATGGAGACGATATACAGTCGCCTGAAGAAAGCACTCAGACAGACAGCACTTCGATCTGCCGCCGACGGAACGCTAGACGACGTAATGCTGTCGGAGAGTCCGGACATCCGACTCAGCGACTTCGAGATCGGGAAGTACCTCTTCCGACTCGAAGTCCAATCGATAGAGGAGGGTGTTGAGGCCAAGAGTTCACAGATAGGACGATTACGTGGGCTCTGA
- a CDS encoding recombinase family protein, whose product MSTDDQDADRQHDSILETYDEDEITWYVDIDSGSKLARPQYQELRDDIDAGEPDVVVTTEIDRLGRSFSELASLVEDIRAQGIELDCTQQPVSTVDSDGWMGDLMLNLLIVFADAERKMIRDRVQQGIDKAKRDGKRVGRPPYGYDVDDDGFLFQEPAEYAKTQEFIREVRKGRQKTSTAEYFGIPESSIQSILKRAEQNYGVEFDNDQWKVERARVEAGDKELVSLE is encoded by the coding sequence GTGAGTACCGATGACCAGGACGCCGACCGGCAGCACGATTCGATACTGGAGACGTACGACGAAGACGAGATAACGTGGTACGTCGATATCGACAGCGGGTCGAAGCTCGCCCGCCCACAGTACCAGGAGCTACGCGACGACATCGACGCCGGTGAGCCAGACGTGGTAGTGACGACAGAGATCGACCGACTCGGTCGGAGCTTCTCGGAGCTCGCCAGCTTAGTTGAGGACATCAGGGCGCAAGGGATCGAACTGGACTGTACCCAACAGCCCGTGAGTACGGTCGATTCGGACGGGTGGATGGGTGACCTGATGCTGAATCTATTAATTGTCTTTGCGGACGCCGAGCGAAAGATGATTCGAGACCGAGTACAGCAGGGGATCGACAAAGCAAAACGGGATGGGAAGCGAGTCGGACGCCCACCGTACGGGTACGACGTCGATGACGACGGATTTCTGTTCCAAGAGCCGGCCGAGTACGCGAAGACACAGGAGTTCATCAGAGAGGTGCGGAAAGGCCGCCAGAAGACGAGCACAGCCGAGTACTTCGGTATCCCTGAGTCATCCATCCAGTCGATCTTGAAGCGCGCAGAGCAGAACTACGGAGTCGAGTTCGACAATGACCAGTGGAAAGTTGAACGCGCACGGGTTGAGGCGGGAGACAAGGAGCTAGTTTCCCTGGAGTGA
- a CDS encoding DNA-binding protein yields the protein MSSNNASSKVVSVDEQAFEKAGEQAVDEDGFPVVDETPEFEAAVEQETQAKVDANHPDGIADMSEDRIHGATLEQEERIQAREAELERISAQSELGIQDGRERRTREVAIEQCGRDEPAPAEQTDPREQLTQDELAAVNEQAKRLSDELTGGWLRAVIAKQLAEKVQRGQDVSKAVLETLDELKAVPGAVVPIADMPDVPIGEVTVEGQITELWAPSSPAIAQVGLIEDESGRTKFTTWEKSGKTVVQEGQTVRFRAVKKNWYQGRCSLAITGWSSIEFPERGRWWEE from the coding sequence ATGTCTAGTAACAACGCTAGTAGCAAGGTCGTTTCGGTCGATGAACAGGCATTCGAGAAAGCGGGCGAGCAGGCGGTCGATGAGGACGGCTTCCCGGTCGTCGACGAGACGCCGGAGTTCGAGGCCGCGGTCGAGCAGGAGACCCAGGCGAAGGTGGATGCAAATCACCCGGACGGGATCGCAGATATGAGCGAGGACCGGATTCACGGTGCAACCCTCGAACAGGAAGAGCGCATTCAGGCGCGGGAAGCCGAACTGGAGCGCATCAGTGCCCAGAGTGAACTGGGAATTCAGGACGGTCGGGAGCGACGCACGCGGGAGGTCGCCATCGAGCAGTGTGGCCGAGACGAGCCGGCGCCGGCGGAGCAGACGGATCCCCGGGAGCAGCTGACGCAAGACGAACTCGCGGCGGTCAACGAGCAGGCGAAGCGGCTCAGTGACGAGCTGACGGGCGGCTGGTTGAGAGCGGTCATCGCGAAGCAGCTGGCCGAGAAGGTGCAGCGCGGTCAGGACGTGTCCAAGGCGGTGCTGGAGACATTGGACGAACTGAAGGCCGTACCCGGAGCGGTCGTGCCCATCGCGGACATGCCGGACGTGCCGATCGGTGAGGTGACGGTCGAAGGTCAGATCACCGAGCTCTGGGCTCCCAGTTCCCCAGCCATCGCCCAAGTTGGACTCATTGAAGACGAAAGCGGGCGTACGAAATTCACGACTTGGGAGAAGAGCGGAAAGACGGTGGTTCAAGAAGGGCAAACAGTCAGGTTCAGAGCGGTCAAGAAAAATTGGTACCAGGGACGGTGCAGTCTCGCCATCACGGGCTGGAGCAGTATCGAGTTCCCGGAGCGCGGCCGGTGGTGGGAAGAATAG
- a CDS encoding IS5 family transposase — MDALPKSRLLRFVERAMVLARRAVKRFSTRYSRKRFTLRQHVVLLCLKVKKTTTYRDLVDELIEMPRIRDALDLDSLPAPSTLCKAFDRLEMAVWRVLLNVSLADLPLNGVIGIDASGFERAHASTHYTKRTNLTIQQLKTTLLVDTATNAVLDIHVTTTRKHDTQIGPQVVKRNAASIAVLTADKGYDDQKLRRLARDHDIRPLIKHREFTQLHKAWNTRLDSDLYHRRNMNETVNAAIKQKFGAFVRSRLWWKQFRELVIKCVVHNLERGLAIASGEGECQ, encoded by the coding sequence ATGGATGCTCTCCCGAAGTCACGGCTTCTTCGATTCGTTGAACGGGCTATGGTGTTAGCTCGCCGTGCTGTCAAGCGGTTTTCGACTCGCTATTCGCGGAAGCGTTTCACGCTCCGCCAGCACGTTGTCCTACTCTGTCTCAAGGTGAAGAAGACGACCACGTACCGCGACCTCGTTGATGAACTCATTGAGATGCCTCGCATTCGTGACGCGCTTGACCTTGATTCGCTCCCCGCACCCTCGACACTCTGCAAAGCGTTCGACCGCTTGGAGATGGCTGTCTGGCGGGTTTTGCTGAACGTTTCCCTTGCGGACCTACCGCTGAACGGTGTCATCGGCATCGATGCGTCCGGGTTCGAGCGGGCTCATGCATCAACTCACTACACGAAGCGAACGAACCTCACTATCCAGCAATTGAAGACGACTTTGTTGGTCGATACGGCGACAAACGCCGTTCTCGATATTCACGTCACGACAACACGGAAACACGATACGCAAATCGGGCCACAGGTGGTCAAACGGAACGCAGCGTCTATTGCGGTCTTGACTGCTGACAAGGGATATGACGACCAGAAGCTCCGACGGCTTGCCCGTGACCACGATATTCGACCACTCATCAAGCACCGGGAGTTTACCCAACTCCACAAAGCGTGGAATACACGGCTGGACAGCGATCTCTACCATCGGCGGAACATGAACGAGACAGTCAACGCGGCGATCAAACAGAAATTCGGCGCATTCGTGCGGTCACGCCTCTGGTGGAAGCAGTTCCGGGAACTCGTCATCAAGTGTGTCGTTCACAACCTCGAACGCGGGCTCGCTATTGCATCCGGGGAGGGCGAATGTCAGTGA
- a CDS encoding DUF2391 family protein, with the protein MSARRIFGLDDLVQQIVGGVVLSAPFVVTEEVWNLAASMNWLQWIITIIMVIMIGYGTLYRADDERDAKWEESIAGLPFRFVSLLLISYLSVVMLAFLFDAPRIFEATPMTTAKAISIGAIFSVVGAATADSLFGG; encoded by the coding sequence CTGTCAGCCCGTCGTATCTTCGGTCTCGACGACCTGGTCCAGCAGATCGTCGGTGGGGTTGTCCTCTCCGCGCCGTTCGTCGTCACCGAGGAAGTTTGGAACCTCGCCGCGTCGATGAACTGGTTACAGTGGATCATCACGATCATCATGGTGATCATGATCGGTTACGGCACTCTGTATAGGGCGGATGACGAACGCGACGCCAAATGGGAGGAGTCGATTGCCGGGTTACCGTTCCGATTCGTCTCGCTACTACTCATATCATACCTCTCGGTGGTGATGCTGGCGTTTCTGTTCGACGCGCCCAGGATATTCGAGGCAACTCCGATGACGACGGCGAAAGCCATCTCGATTGGAGCCATCTTCAGCGTCGTCGGCGCCGCTACCGCAGACTCCCTCTTCGGCGGGTGA
- a CDS encoding universal stress protein — MISRILVPMDDSEMAQQALEYALENHPDAKITVLHVVGEPSPWGGAATSLALEEDLEEAAEERAEDVFDDARELAAEYDVEITTEVQLGHPVRAIVNSADDFDAVVIGSHGGSLVDRLVVGNVAQKVFRNSPVPVIVAR; from the coding sequence ATGATCTCCCGGATTCTCGTTCCGATGGACGACTCGGAAATGGCGCAACAAGCGCTTGAGTACGCCCTTGAGAACCATCCTGACGCGAAGATTACTGTCTTGCACGTCGTGGGCGAACCGTCACCCTGGGGGGGAGCAGCCACGTCACTTGCTCTTGAGGAGGATCTCGAAGAGGCCGCCGAGGAGCGCGCAGAGGACGTATTCGATGACGCCCGGGAACTCGCCGCCGAGTACGACGTCGAAATCACCACCGAGGTGCAACTGGGGCATCCGGTTCGGGCGATTGTGAACAGCGCCGACGATTTCGACGCGGTCGTCATCGGGAGCCACGGCGGCTCGTTAGTGGATCGACTGGTCGTCGGGAACGTCGCCCAGAAAGTGTTCCGCAACTCGCCCGTCCCTGTGATCGTTGCTCGGTGA
- a CDS encoding inorganic phosphate transporter, with the protein MAALLILLGFLVAVFVGYNIGGSSTGVAFGPAVGSRAVRKVTAGALFTVFAFLGAWTIGRKVITTMSTEIVDAAAFTPAASVGVLFFTGLALLISNLYGVPASTSMTAVAAIVGLGLATGTLNTALMFTILSAWIVAPLIAVFTGAFIGRYLYPHLDAKFEFGRLTNPLIAIDTQGRRPRLSVNDNVAPRDLIGSALVVAIACYMGFSAGASNAANAVAPLVGNGSLDPSPAILLAVGAISVGGFTIARRTLATVGSDITKMPILAALIVSTVGATIITVLSWLGIPASLAVSTTSCIIGLGWGRASRARTLAEIVTQSPADESAPTFTTGALKLPPVEDDKGVAAGPTVGELAEGESPHPDRQHASGDRVSSIGEKDPEELSAESLFDPAATARIVVLWVITPTMAVVGSYGLFSLLA; encoded by the coding sequence GTGGCAGCGTTACTGATTCTCTTGGGGTTTCTGGTAGCAGTGTTCGTCGGGTACAATATCGGCGGGTCATCAACCGGTGTTGCCTTCGGTCCGGCAGTCGGCAGCCGGGCCGTCAGAAAAGTCACCGCTGGAGCACTGTTTACCGTGTTCGCGTTCCTCGGAGCGTGGACGATTGGGCGGAAGGTCATCACGACGATGAGTACCGAAATCGTCGATGCAGCAGCCTTTACACCCGCAGCGAGCGTTGGCGTCCTCTTTTTCACCGGGCTCGCGCTCCTGATCTCGAACCTCTACGGTGTCCCGGCGTCAACCTCGATGACAGCCGTCGCAGCAATCGTCGGATTGGGGTTGGCAACAGGGACGCTCAACACTGCCCTGATGTTTACCATCCTGTCGGCATGGATCGTCGCCCCATTGATCGCCGTCTTCACAGGTGCGTTTATTGGCAGATATCTGTACCCGCATCTCGACGCCAAATTCGAATTTGGTCGCCTCACGAACCCGTTGATCGCAATCGATACCCAGGGGAGGCGCCCACGGCTATCGGTCAACGATAACGTGGCACCTCGGGATCTGATCGGGTCGGCGCTTGTGGTGGCAATTGCCTGCTACATGGGGTTCAGCGCCGGAGCCTCGAACGCGGCGAACGCGGTCGCCCCGCTCGTCGGCAACGGGTCCCTCGACCCCAGCCCGGCGATTCTCCTCGCTGTCGGGGCCATCAGCGTGGGCGGCTTCACGATTGCCCGGCGGACGCTGGCGACCGTTGGCAGCGATATCACTAAGATGCCGATTCTGGCAGCGCTTATCGTTTCGACCGTGGGTGCGACGATTATCACCGTCCTCTCGTGGCTCGGAATTCCAGCCAGTCTCGCCGTGAGTACGACCAGTTGCATCATTGGCCTCGGGTGGGGCCGTGCAAGCCGAGCGCGGACGCTCGCAGAAATAGTCACACAGTCCCCTGCCGATGAATCCGCTCCAACGTTTACGACTGGTGCACTCAAACTCCCGCCAGTTGAGGACGACAAGGGGGTCGCTGCGGGCCCGACCGTGGGCGAACTCGCTGAAGGCGAGTCTCCTCACCCGGACAGGCAGCACGCATCCGGGGATCGTGTGTCTAGCATTGGCGAGAAAGACCCAGAGGAACTGTCCGCCGAAAGTCTGTTTGACCCCGCAGCGACGGCGCGTATCGTGGTGCTCTGGGTTATCACGCCGACGATGGCGGTCGTGGGATCCTATGGATTGTTTTCACTCCTCGCCTAA